The genomic region AACATGGAATCGCTTCAGTTATTCTGTGAACAACGCGTTGAACCGGGTGGATCCAGATGGCAGGCTCTCGTATCTTGTCGCAAGAAACGGTCCGGCCAATAGTAGCCATATGTTTAGCGTCACTCACGCTCGCTACGTAGGTGATCCAAATGCGCGAGTTTTCTCCTTCGGAAAGTCGTCCCGGAAGGGAAGCGACGGAAAGCTCGGACGTGTTGATAACAAGACAACGGGGCTTTCCAAAGGTACTGCAACAAAGGATCAGGAAGTATGGAAGTCTCTCGGGACAAACGACGCAGCGGCGGGCGTGGACTACGTGGCAATTGCGGCGAAAGACGGCAAGGTGGCAAGCGTTGCGAGTGCGCTCGTGGAAAACAAAGACTACAGCCTGCTGGGCCCCAATTCGAACTCCGCAGCGCAGGCAACAGCGGATAAGGCTCAAGGCTCACCTGTCGCAACGCCCGATCGCTTTGATCCGGCAGTTGGCGCGGGCGATGCGGACGAAGTCGAATTTGACGAGAATCAGATCAGCCAGGATAAGGCTGCTGGGGAGCATGACGAGCATGTTCGGGCTCAAGCGCGACCTTCATCATGAGGTCGCGAACGAATACCGAAAACTGCACAGATCCTCATAGACGGTTGTCCGAGACAGGCTTGCCGTGGCTTCTTGCAGCGTCGCTCATGCCTCTGGTTGCTTCACTAGTAGCTGTTTCCGCCAATGAGCCGACTGCCTGGTCTCCATACCCCGCCATCGTTCTTGCGCTGGTGACATGCGGTTTCCCCCGCTGGCTGACAATTTTGATTGTCCCGGTGGTTTTCGTGGTTTTGAACCTAAACCTCGCGTCGATTCGGTATCGTAGAGAAGTTCGCCATCTACTGGTCTTGGTGGGACTATTGAGTGTCCTTAGCGTCTACTACTTTGCCTGCCGTTTGACTGTTGGCATTGATCACCAAGGTTTGACGTACTCGATTGCTGTCTCCATCGCAAACACTGTCATGGTAATGTTATTCTGGGTGTCATGGCTAGCATGGAGAAACAAGCTTACCGTCTTGAGGTCGTTGACGATTGCATTGCTTGCGTACTGCTGGATCTTTTGGTGCGCGTTCCCCTACTTTGGGGAAGGGCTGTAGACTGAAATAGGGGCGAATACCGCTTCGGGGAACTACTGGGCGTGGATCTTCGACAATGCCGAACCACCGCTGGTGTCCGTCAGTAGCGACGATGACGCCCTTGACGACTGCAACGTGGGCCAGCCACGCTTTTGCCTGGTTCGGGCAGACTACTTCAACTCGGTTTCCTCGTTGGTGGATCCTGCCGGGAACAGGACGGAAATTCACTACGACACCTCGTCCCGCAAACACCAGTACTTCGCCGGCAACAGCGCGGGGCCGCAGGACACCGCCTATTTCGGCAGGCCGATCAAGGAGCTGTACTACAGCGTTGCGGACGATGGATCTCGCAAGCTGGTGAAGAAGGTCGAGAAGACCTGGTCACAGAGCTACATTGACGATCCGGAATCGAGCGGTACGCTCTGCACCGGTGTCGGCTATGCCGTCCTCGTCAGCGAGAAAACGACCTACCTGGATGATACGGTCGGTGGCACGACGACCAAGGTGGTCAAGAGCTTCGAGGACTGGGTGACATGGGACGGCAGCGGCTACTACGGCCGCTTCGAGACGACCGTGCTCAGCGGCAATGGTATCGGGGAGTGGGAGAAGGTGGCGCACACCGACTACGCCAACGACAACGAGTTCTCGCCGGACAACGCTTGCTCGGCATCCCAGCAGCTCATCGACGGCTGGTTGCCGGGCGTGGTGGCGAGCGAGTGGGTGGGCACGCGCCCCGCGGGCGGCGGAACGACCACCCTCGAGACGCTCACCCAGCACGCCTACGACACGACCACGGGACGGGTGCAGGCCAGCGTGGCTCGCCTGGATCCGGAAAACGTCACCATCGACGCCTGCGCCAACACCCTCGGCGCCATCGGCGAGCAGAGCGGAGATATCGTCACGCTCGTCGAATACAACGAGGCAGGCAACGTTTCCCACCAGGGCGTGCGTTTCGGGGGTGTGACGGAAGAGGCCTTCGGCACCGATTTGACCTGGCAGTTCGGCGTGCAGGCGACGAAGAAGAACGTCGCGCTTTCCTACTACGACTCGATCGCCACGGTAGACCCGGATACCAGTCTGGTGACCAAAGAGGAGATCTTCGGCACCCAGGCGGGAGACCCGCTTGCGGTTTCAAAGACCTACGGCTACGACGCCCTGCAGCGCCCTGTCACCGAGCAGGTGGGCGACCTGGCCGCGACCCACTACGAGTATCAGACCGAGTCCCTCCCCGACGGGCGCCAGCGTCTGAAGGCGATCCGCACCTGGCGCGGCACCGGCGACGACCTGGCGGAAACCATCGGGCACCATGACTTCGCCGGCCGGGTGACGAAGAAGGAGAAGCTCAATCCCGACGGCAGCCGGTCCTACCAGCACGTGCGCTACGACGAGAAGGGCCGGGAGAGCTTCGTCTCGGAGTGGACCTCGAGCGCTACCGATGACGGCTCGCTGCCTGGTACGACCAAGGACTACACCTACATCACCAACATCGACGGCACCGACTACGTGGTGGACGACCCCTTCGGTCGAGTACGCAAGGCGACCGGGCCTCTGGGCGAGGTGACCGAGACCGACTACTTCGGCACCAACAAGACCGTGACCGTGCGCGGCATCGCCACCGGCCAGCAGACCGAGCAGGCCCAGGATGCGGTGACCACCTACTACACCGACGGTCTCGGCCGCCTGGTAGCGGTGGACAGCGCCGAGGGCGCGGACGCGGTCTACGAGTACGACGTAAACGACAACCTGACCAAGGTCAACCTTGTCGATGCCCTGTCCATGGCCCCGACGGCGAACGACCGCTACGCCACGAGCAACGCCGACGAGCAGGTGCGCAGCTTCGCCTACGACGCTCTCGGGCGCCAGACCAGCGCGACCCAACCGGAGAACGGCACCTCCGAGACCCTGGCCTGGAACGAGCTGGGCCAGGTCACCGAGACCCGGGACGCGCTGGGTACGGCCTGGGGTCACAAGACCGTACTCACCTACGACGCCGCGGGCCGCCCGACCCGGATCGAGCGGCAGGCTGGTAGCGATTTCACAGCCAGCTACGCCCCCGGCGACAGCACCTGGACCGCCAGCGGCTGGTCCACCACCGACAGCACGAGCTGCCTGGGCGAAGGCGCCTGGTACATCGGTGGCGCGGACTGCCACTACGCCCAGGCCGGCCAGCAGGTGGCGACCCTGGACTCGCCACAGATCGGCGGCGTACCCAATGGCGCCGTGCTGACCTTCCGCATCTGGCGCCAGGTGCGTCAGACGGCGAAGGATGTGGGCACGGTGGACAGCTTCCGGGTACTGGCTCGCAAGGCGACGACGGATCCGTGGCCGGCGGGAGCGACGGAACTCTACGCCGTCGACTCCTCCCAGATTTCCT from Acidobacteriota bacterium harbors:
- a CDS encoding RHS repeat-associated core domain-containing protein produces the protein HRDHLGSTRLMTDENGIEIGRWKYFPFGMEATVEESGDQRMKFTGHDRDGEVELDYMLARYHGISLARLLSVDPSGRSARRGAPQTWNRFSYSVNNALNRVDPDGRLSYLVARNGPANSSHMFSVTHARYVGDPNARVFSFGKSSRKGSDGKLGRVDNKTTGLSKGTATKDQEVWKSLGTNDAAAGVDYVAIAAKDGKVASVASALVENKDYSLLGPNSNSAAQATADKAQGSPVATPDRFDPAVGAGDADEVEFDENQISQDKAAGEHDEHVRAQARPSS